ATATGCAAATGCAGGTTTGTTGTCAAAGCTTTCATTGGCATTTTGGGATCAAGATGATCCCTATGATATGGGTGGGGATCATTGTTTCATGCCTGGTGGGAATGGGAGGTTGGTTCAGGCTTTAGCAGAGAATGTACCGATTTTGTATGAGAGGACTGTGCATACTATTAGGTATGGGAGTGATGGGGTGCAGGTTATTTCTGGAAGTCAGGTTTTTGAGGGGGATATGGTATTGTGTACAGTTCCACTTGGTGTATTGAAAAGTGGgtccataaaatttattcctGAGTTGCCGCAGAAGAAGCTTGATGGGATAAAAAGGTTGGGGTATGGACTGTTGAATAAGGTCGCAATGCTTTTTCCTTATGTGTTTTGGGAAACTGATCTTGATACATTTGGGCATTTGACTGAGGATTCAAGCACGCGAGGGGagttctttctattttatagcTATTCAGCAGTTTCCAGTGATCCATTATTGATTGCTCTTGTAGCAGGAGAAGCTGCGCATAAGTTTGAGAGTATGCCCCCCACAGATGCTGTGACACAAGTTCTTCAGATTCTTAAGGGTAATactatcatatttattttattgttcaattgatttaatattttttcacatGGATAAGTCAATATTAAGAGCAACCATTTTAGTGATCTTCCTTTGAGTAGTTAGGCAACCGTGTCTAATGATCATCAACATTTTTCTGCATGTGCTTATTTGAATAGAGAACAACTTTTCTTTTGAGGAGTTTTTCTGTCTTGTCATTAACTCATATGATTGTTTAGATGAAACGCAAGTTCATATGGCACTGCTTACTTGCAGGTATTTATGAACCAAAAGGAATCACTGTCCCAGAGCCAATCCAAACTGTATGTACACGATGGGGTAGTGATCCCTTTACCCTTGGTTCTTACTCTAATGTTGCAGTTGGGGCTTCTGGAGATGACTATGATATATTAGCAGAAAGTGTTGGGGACGGAAGACTTTTCTTTGCGGGGGAGGCCACTACTAGGCGATATCCTGCGACTATGCATGGAGCTTTTCTTAGTGGGTTAAGGGAAGCTGCTAACATAGCTCACTATGCTAGTGCTCGAACCTTGAGGATGAAAATTAGTCGAAGTCCTTCAAAGAATGTATACAACTATGCTTCTCTTCTTACAGATTTCTTTAGGGAGCCTGACTTAGAATTTGGGAGTTTTTGTGTCATTTTCAGTCGAAAGGATGCTGATCCAAAGTCCCCAGCAATTTTGAGAGTGACATTTAATGAACCTCGAAAGAAAAGTCAGGAAGGTTGCGGACCAGAGCAACAACATTCAAATAAATTGCTTTTTCAGCAGCTTCAATCACATTTTAACCAGCAGCAACAGCTTCATGTTTACACTTTGTTATCGAAACAACAGGCTTTTGAGCTAAGAGAGGTAAGAGGGGGTGATGAAATGAGGTTGAACTACCTCTGTGAAAAGCTAGGAGTGAAGATGGTGGGGAGAAAGGGTTTGGGGCCTGCAGCTGATTTTCTTATTGCTGCTATTAAAGCTGAGAGGGGCAGTCGCAAGGCCACTTCAAATTCATTGGCTCTCAAAGTGGGCACTTTAAAGGGTACATCTAAGCTAAAAGCAGGCACTTTGAAGCAGAAATTGATCAGGCATGTTCTAAATCCTTATATTAGTCTTTTCATGtatgttttaaattttccTTTGGCCAATTGATTAACAATgtgcttttgattttgaataattctTCTAGGAGAGCAAAAGTAGTGAGCAATAGCAATAGGTTGGTACCTCCTCCCAATTCAAATATGCTAAAAAATCAAATGCCAATGGAGATTCGCGCACCAAATCAGGCACCCTCTGAATCTCCAGTTGCAGGTACATTTATATCTATCAGTTTTGGCTCATTTTTGAGTTGGATTAGTTGTTCTTCTATATTGTCACAGTGTGTATTATTAAGTCTCTGTCTGCTTATTTTTTTAGCCAGCTTACCATACACAACCTTACACGCACTTGATTCTAAGTTTCTACTATGTCTTTTATAGCTAAGgtgcttttattttctaattgaaCTTGTGAGAATACTGGTATAGGGTCTTTTTATATTGTTACTATGCatatataatacatataaGAGGCTGGAGAAGAGAtgctcttcttcttttttttcctcttgaATGCATTTGAATGAGCATAAATTTATATAGCTTATGGTGCCAAACATCTCGCTGTTCTGTGTGGTAGtgccttttcttctctttcatGCTTCCTTGGAGTCAAGTTAATCCTGCCTTTAAAGGAGAGATTTTATTGTTCTAGTCTTGAAAAGAAATCattaaatgaatgaataattGGTCTGCAAATTTGGTCTAATGAatgcattttcttatatattcaGCATTTTTCCATATTTGTACACTTCTACTCCTTTTGTTTATTATGGTAATTTATGTTGTCTGCTATAATATTTGACACTAATACTTGAATGTTGTTAGGACAAAGTCAAGTTGACAGTTTAAAGAATGAGCAGTTAGCACCTTCCTGCTGAATTTGCAACTGCTGTTGACTCTAGGATTGATTTTGTTTGCTACTGTTTACTGAAGTCTTGATACTGGCTCTCTCTGGTTAGACTGGCGGTTAGTCTTCTGATTTCTTTTACATGGTTATATCATTTGCTGAGCTGTTTAAATTAATCTCGCATCTGATGAAAATTTAGGCCTGGGTTTTATATTTCTCTGTCCAGG
The nucleotide sequence above comes from Ricinus communis isolate WT05 ecotype wild-type chromosome 6, ASM1957865v1, whole genome shotgun sequence. Encoded proteins:
- the LOC8260130 gene encoding protein FLOWERING LOCUS D, which codes for MNPPSPNPNPNPDEFSSLPLEFISFPPISNPTPTLNPNPNPTTPHFLSFSIPKKRRRGRSQRTTTIPTTSFHLPPIPPFPPKSSFNTPQNSNSNSLTLTQQQPIPDISEEIIVINKESTSEALIALSSGFPADSLTEEEIEAGVVSVIGGIEQVNYILIRNHIITKWRENFNTWITKDMFLNSVPKHCHGLLDSAYEYLVSRGFINFGVSQSIKDRIPGELNKCNVIIIGAGLAGLAAARQLMRFGFKVTVLEGRKRAGGRVYTKKMESGSGNRVSASADLGGSVLTGTLGNPLGILARQLGCSLHKVRDKCPLYRFDGKPVDLDMDMKVETAFNHLLDKASKLRQLMGDVSMDVSLGAAVETFRQVYGDEVNDEEMNLFNWHCANLEYANAGLLSKLSLAFWDQDDPYDMGGDHCFMPGGNGRLVQALAENVPILYERTVHTIRYGSDGVQVISGSQVFEGDMVLCTVPLGVLKSGSIKFIPELPQKKLDGIKRLGYGLLNKVAMLFPYVFWETDLDTFGHLTEDSSTRGEFFLFYSYSAVSSDPLLIALVAGEAAHKFESMPPTDAVTQVLQILKGIYEPKGITVPEPIQTVCTRWGSDPFTLGSYSNVAVGASGDDYDILAESVGDGRLFFAGEATTRRYPATMHGAFLSGLREAANIAHYASARTLRMKISRSPSKNVYNYASLLTDFFREPDLEFGSFCVIFSRKDADPKSPAILRVTFNEPRKKSQEGCGPEQQHSNKLLFQQLQSHFNQQQQLHVYTLLSKQQAFELREVRGGDEMRLNYLCEKLGVKMVGRKGLGPAADFLIAAIKAERGSRKATSNSLALKVGTLKGTSKLKAGTLKQKLIRRAKVVSNSNRLVPPPNSNMLKNQMPMEIRAPNQAPSESPVAGQSQVDSLKNEQLAPSC